Genomic DNA from Dehalogenimonas lykanthroporepellens BL-DC-9:
CGTCACCGGCAAAGGGTACAATCGCATATAAGAAACTAGGATATATCAGAGTAAATTCAACTTAAACGTTGAACTCATTTGCCAAACAAAATTAGTATATCGAAGACAGTTAATATTTAGCCCATGACATATATCCGGTATTTTCTTTTTTTGTGGCGATGTCCTGTTCGGATTGGAGGTTTCATTAGTTACTACAGTACCTCCTGTTTCTAAAGCTAAAGCAATTATATAAGGGTCTGCACGCTTTTCAAGAAACTCAATATCCAACTCGGTTCTTACTCCATAGGCCCCCAGAACAGACGGAAGTTGGTTTAATGAGTTTTCGGTTGGCTCGTTAACTGTGTTTGGTAAAGCACTTACAATCAATTTACTCAACCCATCAGTCCCGCATTCTATTTCTTCCCTAACTGCTTGAGGGATTACGATTTGATGTATAGTGGCAAGCCCATTAAGCCATTCCCAAAAACCGTTATGCGCCCCAGTCGGAGGGAAATCATGACGATAAGCTGCAATAAGTGCGCAAGTATCGATAATATATATTGAACTAGCTGTCATGCAATCTTTATAAATTTGTCAATTTTCACACTCATTATATGAGATGCGTCAAGTTCGGAAATACGACCGTCGCGAACCGCATCAAGAATAGTCGAAACAAGCTTCTGCCCAAGTTTGGAACGGGTTCTTATTCTGTAGCTGATTAAATTATGGGTATCCAACTCCTCTTCGCTTTCTTTAGCCGAACTAGATTTAATATCCTTCAACGTCTCGAATATTTGCCAATACTTTGTTATCTGTATCAAGCCCAAATCTTTCAATCGTCTTAATATGACAAGTCTACTCACGTTGAAACGGTGCGATAATAACTCAATGCTATCCTCAGTCTTCAAGGAAGGAGGAATCTGTGATAAAGCTTCTTTGAATTCTATTTCTGGAACAAGAAACTCAGCGGCTGTTCGATCACATAATATCTCATTCGATAGCTGATTCTCCTGTAGTTGAGAGTCAATACTATTCCAATTACTGATACCACTCTCTCCAATGAAGATGTGACACAGTTCATGTATCAAAGTAAAAAGCCTTGCTGTTTGAGAATCGTTTGCATTAACAACGATCATTGGAGCAATTTTATCACTCAGAGCAAGACCTCTGAAGACTAATGGACTTATATTAGAATGATGACTACCCAGGTTACCAATACGAAGAACAAATACCCCCTTTTCTTCAATTGCTTTTCGGATATCGGCAAATAACGAGCTAGGATCGCGAGCTTTTAACTGTTGTTCAATTGAATAGTTAAGAAACTTTCGAATTATCTCGGCAAATTGTCTGTAGTCAATGTCTGGCCGTGTACCACCAACAAATTCTAGTTGTTGGGTATTCGACTTATCTAAAATATCCTGAAGAGAACGATGTATCATTTCAACGTGTCGAGTTAGAGCAGCAAATTCAGGGTTATTAATATCTATTCCTTGACCACGAACAGTCCGAAAATCATGTAGCTTTGTCTCACATTCCGGCGGATTCTGTAAAAAGAAAGTAAGAACAGGACGCCTATATGCTTTCGCTAAATTCTTTAATTGTGTAAACGAAGGAGTTGATTCGCCTTTTTCCCAGCTCAACAATCGCTCTGTGGCAGTTATCTCAATGCTTTCCCCTTTTCCTTTCAGTTCATTAACATGGGCTTTTTGCGCAGCAAGTTGTACTGACATATTTGCATTATTTCTTGCCCATTCGAGAATTTTGGGGTTTACTGGGATACTATTTGAGGTCATAATCATTGTCTGTCTATTTGTTTATTGCCTGGTTGACCGTGCCGCAATGGGGACAACGCACCACCGGGGCCTTGTAGTCCGGCGGCAGACGCAGGACGGTGCCGCACTGTTGGCAGTCCAGCTTGCGGTAGCGGCTCATACCGAAGAGCATATCCTGGGTTTCCCGGGTGCGGGCCAGCTTATCCGGTTCACCGACGGCGCCTTCGGTGGAAGGCTCACGGGCCGCCAGGGTCTGCGCCCCGGCCAGGGCCGAAGTCGGGATAATGCGCTGGCGGGTGACTTCTTCGGCCGCCTGTTCGTATGACTGGTAGGAGATGCCGCCGCCCATCTTGCGCAGTATCTTGACGCGCTCCGAAATAGGCGGGTGGGTGCTGGTCAGGTCGGCGGCCTTGCGGCCTTTTTCCCGGAAGGGGTTAACGGTGTACATCGGGGCCGTGGCCTGGTTGGCGGCCTTGACCTGGTTGGTGGAACTGCCCAGCTTTTCCAGCGCTGAGGCCAGACCTTCCGGATAGCGAGTGTAAAGCGCCGCCGAAGCATCGGCCAGGTATTCGCGCCGGCGGGAGATGGCGAAGTAGATGAGCTGGGCGAAGATGGGGGCCAGAATGATGAAGACCAGGCCGATGATGGCGATAATGGCGCCGCCGGCGCCGCCGGAGTCCGATGAGCGGCGCGAACCGCCGCCGGTGAAAAACATCATGCGGCTGAAGTAATAGGACAGGATGACAATGGTGCCCAGAAGCACCGCCGTCATGGACATCAGGAGGACGTCGCGGTTCTTGATGTGGGCCAGTTCATGGGCGATGACACCCTGAAGCTCGTCACGGTTGAGCTTCTGAAGCAGGCCGGAGGTTATGGCCACGGCGGCCTTCTCCGGGTCACGCCCGACGGCGAAGGCGTTGAGGGCGGGGTCGTCAATGATATAGACGTCCGGCATCTTCGGCAGGCCACAGGCGATGGTCATCTCTTCGACCACGTTGAAAAGCCGGGGGTGGTCTTTCTTTCCAATCTTTTTGGCCCCGGAGGTAGCCAGCAGAATGCTGTCGCCCTGGAAGTAGCCGACCAGGGTCATGATGACCCAGATGACGCCGGCCACGGCGACACCGGCATAGACGTTGTCGAAAAAGTAGACGCCGATGCCGTAGCCGAGGGCCACCAGCAGAACGCCCATGCCGATAACCAGCAGGATGGAGCGGTTGCGGTTAGCCTTTATCTGTTCCCACATCAGGCAGAACCACCGGGCCGGAAAATATCAGATTCCAAAAACCAAATCCCAAACAAATTCAAATTATCAATCCACAAGTTCCAAACTTCAGATGACCCAGGGATCAGTTGAAGCTTACCTTGGGAGCGGTGCGCTCCGCCTCTACCTTGACCTCGAAATACTCGTTCATGGTGAAGCCGAACATGCCGGCGATGATGTTGGAAGGGAACATCTGGGTCTTGTTATTGTAGTTCAGAACCGAATCATTGTAGAACTGGCGGGAGAAGGATATCTTGTTTTCGGTGGAGGTCAGCTCTTCCTGAAGGGCCAGGAAGTTCTGGTTGGCCTTGAGGTCGGGATAGGCTTCGGCCACCGCCAGCAGGCGGGACAGCCCGGCGGAAAGTTCACCTTCCGCCTGTGCCCGGACGCCGGGCGAAGAGTTGGAGACCTGCTGAGCCAGGTTGCGGGCTTTGGTGACGTTTTCAAAGACTTCACGCTCATGCTTGGCATAGCCCTTGACTGTTTCCACCAGGTTGGGGATGAGGTCATAGCGCCGCTTGAGCTGGACATCTATCTGAGCCCAGGCGTTTTTGACCTGGTTGCGCAGTTTTACCAGCCCGTTGTAGATGCCGACGAGCCCCAGCACCACCAGGACGATGACCACCAAAATGACTATCAGGGTGATTTCCATGTTGTTGTTTCCTCCGTATTAATCGGCCGCGTCGGCCTTGAGCGCTTCCCGCAGAAAGGTCATCATGCCGCCGGCGGGGGTATTGTCCCGCACCGGCACCTGGGACAGAACCTGATGCAGTTCACCGCCGTCAAACCACAGCCCGTCTTCGCGGTCGGCGCAGGCGTCAATGATGACCTCGGGGGCGACACCGATTTTCTCCTTGCGCATGGTGCGGCGGCAGATGGGACAACGGCGTTTGGCCTCATCGACGACGGCCGGGCGGCGCTGGAAGATATCCTCCAGGCTGACGTCGGCTTCATCAGCACAGGTGCGTTCTACCAGCAGTTCCAGTTCACCCCGGTCCAGCCAGACGCCGCGGCACTGGGGACAATAGTCTATGGCGATGCGGTCATGTTCAACCACAATCATCGGCGAGTGATCTTCAGGGCAATGCATATTATGGGGTTAAGTCTATACTCCGGCTAGGGAGGTGTCAATTTATTACAACGACGCCAACCGGCCGAAGTTACCATTGCTTACTGAAAAAACTCCTTGATGGAATCGAACTGGGCCGGCAGGAGAGACAGGATAAAGGGAAATTTGTCCAGCAGAAAGCCGGCCATGAAGGAATCCGCCAGGACGTCGCCGCCGAAGAATTTAGCCCAGGCCGCCAGCGCGGCTCCGGCGATGAACATGCCCATCAGCAGACCGAACAGCGCCCCGCCCAAACGGTTGACCCAGCCGAGAAAGACAATGGAGGCCAGTTTGGAGAGAAGGCGGGCCAGTATGGCGAAGATAAGCCAGACGGCGAGGATGATAACGACGTAGGCGACAATGTTGGCCCAATCCGGATTGGAGATGAAATTGAAGAGGGACCCGGCCAGTTGCTCATGGTAGCGCCCGGCCAGCATGATGCCGACGATGAGACCGAGCAGACCGGCCAGCGACTTGATGAGCCCCTGAGTCAGCCCGCGGAAAACCAGCAGGGCCAGAAGTACCAGAATGACGATGTCGAGTACGTTCACGTCAATCATTAAACCACCTTTTATCCCCTGACGCAATACCTGTGACTTACCCGCTGTTTACCATAGCGATTTTTTTAGATATAATGGGGGCTACCAACTTTGGCGAGAGGTATAAAAAAAGAAAATGGCTTTCAAAATTACCGAGGAATGCATCAGTTGCGGCGCCTGTGAACCGGAATGCCCCAACAACGCCATCACCGAGGGAGAAACTATCTACGTTATCGACCCGACCAGGTGCACCGAATGTGTCGGTGCCTTTTCCACCAAGCAGTGCGCCGATATCTGCCCGGTAGACTGCTGTGTCCCCGATGACGCCAACCAGGAAACTCACGAAGAGCTACTGGAAAAATGGCGTGGCCTGCATCCCGGCGAAGAACCCAAGCTGTAAGCCGAGTAAAAAGAAACCAGACAGGCGGCCCGTAACGGGCCGCCTGTTCTTGACTCCAAAGCGCCGGCTCTATTTAATCCCCTTTCAGCCGATGTGCTATAATTCGTTTCCGCATGGGGCTGTAGCTCAGCTGGGAGAGCATTGCGTTCGCATCGCAAGGGTCAGGGGTTCGAATCCCCTCAGCTCCACCAAAGGGGACAATACCTAGAACTCCTTCACGAGGGAGAGTTTTTTCAATAACCTTCCCATGGCTCTAGTTTAGAATTTTCCTACCGATATATGCTACCATTTCAACAATGACCAACGCCGTAATGTAGGTGGCATACATGCCTCTGACACAACAAGAGAAAAGATGTGTTGCACTCGCCTGTCGTTACCTCCGAGAACACTATGGAGGTGACTGGTCCGTCCATGAGAACCTAGACGACCGCAAGCTTCAGGAGCCTACCCCAGAGGTAATTGCTGGCAATGGTACCAAGACGGCTGCTATTGAAGTCAAGCGACTCATAGACTCCGCATCTCAGGATTACATTGCATACCTTCGCAATAATGAAAGGTTCCTGGCACCATCATGCGGCGGTTCCTACTACCTCTGCCCAGCACTCGGCTTTCAACTACCAATGACTCGTTCCATGCGTAAGCTAGTAAGACAAGAGGTAACACGTGTCGCCCCAACCCTGAAACCGGGTCAGAAGGGCACCATCCGAATCCCACGAGAAGGACACATCTCCCTGATTGCCCCGTCTAGCCCGTCTCTCATAATGTGCCTTCATGGCAATCAGTACCCTGAACTAATGCGCCGTATCGGAGAGCGAATAGCGGGGAAGTTCATGCTCGTTGACGAAGGTCTAGAGCATTCTTTCATTACACAGGAGTGCAAAGACGCCTTTGAAGAAGCAGTTGTCGCGGCTTGTAACAGAAGGTTAATGGGCAACAGTGATAAGTTCACCTGGTATGAGGAGTGGGAGCTTGTCAGGACTGACAAAGGCGGCGGCTCTAAAGGCAGTGTTTGGGTGGTAGCAACCACAGGCGCACATTCCATGCAAACATCAGTCGAACAGTGCGTTCATGCCGTCCTGGATAATGCCATGCGGAAGTTCAGACGAACGCCACGCTGGGCAGACGTTCAGGTTATCGTATTGGAGACTTCAGCAATGGCTCCATCAGACCTGGCGGCTGGTGCAGCAGAGACCTTCCACCCACAAGACAAAGAGCTTATCAACCACTTCCTGATTGTGGAAGGCGAGGACATAAATGAGGCTAACACCATAGTGGCCTCCCTGAAGCGAGAAGCTGAAGCTGAACGCCAGCGCCAGGAGACTCATATCCTCCAATCGTCCGTGTCAGAGGCACGCGTGCAAGTATTCGAGGACGATTACTTGAAGAGTCGAAAAGAGATAGGTGCAGCGGAGAAAATATTCAGGTACTATGGTGCATTCCAGAACAAGGCTACCCCAAATCATTTGACAAGCTTTGGCTTTAACCAACTGGTCAACAAAGGCCCATTTGTGGACGGCTCAAACTGGCTTGACCTTAGAGGGTGGGAATTCGCTGTTGCAGAAGAGCGCCACCTACTGAAGACATTGCATACCCGCCTGATAGATTCAGTTCGCCATACCCGTCAAGCTCTCTCAGATGCTGTCGCTCCACAGCCAGAGAGAATCCTTGACACAGCCAAGAAGATGGCTGCCTTATTAGGCAAACCAGAAGGGTGCCTGATAGTGATAGCCGCCCATTTGGATGTTGACACTGTGGTGTCCCTCGACAAGTTGCTCACTACGCCAGGATGGGAACTTGGCGACGACCTTAGAACAAACTGGATTTTGGGCAAACATGAGGGTTGTCCGATTTTCCACCTGAATGAGCCAGGATTACATAGCCTCTACGCCATCGACGTGCCCAGGTTTGCTTCTCTTATTCAGTATGATCCAGTAGTTGATTTGAGGGTAACGGCAATAGATGAAGTTACTGCGAAACAGTTGTTGAAAAACAATCCTAACCTCAAATCGGATGTGAGTACTCTCTTATCAATGGTGCACCTTATCCTATACCAGTCTTATGAGATACATATCAGTGACGAATGTGCAGTCTGGGCTGCCAATCTTTCGCCCTGATGAAAAGGCGACTTAGGGCACTGGTAGGTTATCGCCTCGTCAGATAGCGGGCAAGCTCCTCACTAATGACATAGCGTGAGACATTGTTGTAGGTGATTTCCCTAATGAGACCACGATTCTGGAGGATAAGCAGCTTGCTTTCGAGGTCAGGGTGGTCTTCGAAATAATAGACTAACACAGGATGTTCAGGACGCCCATTGTACACCCAAGTCTTCTTCAGGATAACGAACTCGCGGCTCAAGTGGTTGGCAGCCAGGTCGTTCCTCATTTCGCTGAACATGTCCGGCATAACACTTTCGAGCTCTGCGCACTTGTCAGTGGAATCTTCGCCAACACCTGAATGGCTCTCTAACTCATGGATTGCCGTCGTCTCTGCAAGCCTCTTCCAGAGCTGCAACACATCCACCGCATAACGGATTGGGTCATTGTCAACTAACTTGGCGCATGATTGACAGAGCCAGATTCCATTGCCAGTACCTTGCCTATCGTCGGAGGTCATGGCCGGATCGAAGCGAGGACCACCCTCCGAGGCGGCTGTGATGTGCGCCGCAACCCCGATGTTTACTGCCTTGGTGGTGTCTGTCTGTGGCCCACTAGTCACATGGCGGCATGCTGGGTTCGAGCAGCGATAGGCCACCCGTTTTGCTAGGAGTTCTTTGGTTGGCAAAGAAAAATCGTCTCTCATCTACTAAAATCCAAATGTTTAGTGTTTCTATCTAAAGATATAAACAGTTTACATCTGACGGTAAATGCTTTTCAATTAACAACTGTTCAACCGGGTTATTTTAGGGTGTATTAGCTACCTATTCATTCGAGATTTTTCTTATTACCTAACGCCAAGCTCCCCCAAATTCACCGGTCCAACACCAACGATAATGCCGCTCCGTTGGGCAGACAACCTTATTTCTTTTCGTGCAGTAAATATTTGATAACGCAAATATATTGTTGACACTTTCGCATTTACTAAGCTAAAATGTCTGATAAGCATTTACTTACTCCAAGAGGTGAGGTGCCTCAATGCCTATCAGCTACAACAAGCTATGGAAACTGTTAATCGATAAAGGAATGAACAAACAAGACCTGAAGCGATTATCGGGTATCAGTACAACATCCATCGCGAAATTAGGTAAAGGCGAGAACATAACGACGGATGTATTACTGAAGATTTGTAAGGCTTTGAATTGCGATGTGGCGGATATTATGGAAGTCACTCCTGGCAATGGGAAGACTAAAAGGAGGACAAAGTAACATGGCTAATTCCGCTACCAAGCTAAAGCACGAAAAGGTCATGAGCATTCTTGCCGAGGTCACCGGCGGGAAGAGCTACAAGGCACATAAATATGCCCTTGACCATACAGACCGTCCAGCAGTCGACTACGGCGATAGTGAGATCATCTGGAAAAGGAGAGCTGAAACTACGCTGCATAAGACATATGTCGATTTGTCAGGATTGAGCAAGAAGCCCGCCTTTCGTGACGGCCAGATTTTGAGCTACTTTTTAGATGGCTCACGCAGGGTTTTTAAGGTGGATGACATCGCATATGCACAATCCGGCGGCCGAAGCGTTATTTATCCAGTGATTGCTGGTCAGATAGGTGTTGGATGCTGCCGACGTGTCGATAAAAAAGTTATTCCGATCAAGTTCGAGAGAGAGTTTGTTTTATCTATGCCGGATGTAGCTGACGCCGATGGGAAACCCGGCTTTTGGCCAGCCACAGCTAAGAAACTTAGCGAGTGTAACGAATTGAAGAGACTAGGGATAGAATTTTCGACTATTCTGCCGTATAAGACATCCAAAAATACAGATAAAAAATTCGAGGATCGGGCAACGGCCTGTGTCCAGGATAGAATGATTGAATGTGAGAAAAAACTCGTTGCCGAGCTTGTGCGTCTAGATAATCTGAACCAGGATAATTACTTGGTCAAGGATGGGTCTTTGGAGTATCGGCCAAGTAAGGAAGATAAAATAGATAGGAAGAAATACCAGACTTTTAAGAATAACTATAGCTGGGTTATTGGTGCCTCAAAGAATTTCAATCCGGAGGTCTGTGAGGATATAAACGGCAAACCCAATCCTGGCTTCATTGCCGATTTACCTCTATACCACCGTACTCCCGTTGCAGAGTATGAAAACCAAATGCTCGGCGATATCAAGTTTGCAGTGTGGTACATACGACTCAGAGATAAGACACAGACTCGGACTCCGTTCGACGGTATCCTCAAGGTAGAGAAAATTCTCGTGACGGAGGAAGAAAACGAGTTTGGTATTGATAGTCAGCTCGTTGATACATTGAGTGCTTATCTTATGAATGAGAGAAACCCCGTTTGTTATGGGTCGGACCTGAGGTGGGCGAATCACATCTATCCCATCTACCTTACAGAGTCTTTTGTAAAATCACGTTATCTGAATGCTGAAAGCTTCCTGCACCTATTTTAAGGAGGATCGCGAATGAGCAAATTAATTGGACGGGTCTTGGCGACCGAGAAAAGCCCCACAACAATGGACGAATTTAACTTCTGGACTAACTCTGATCTGAAGCTTCATGCATTTGATATTGTTAAGGTTGAACATATAGAAAAATCTTACACTTTTGGAGTGATTGAGAACATCTCACATATCACTGATGCCCAGAGCTTTCTAACGAACTTCATCTCTAGTGATTTTGGTGATGTTAACATCGATGAACCTACACTTCGCGTCGGTATGAATTATGCCCAGGCCAAGGTATCCTTCAATAGTGGGAGCCTATATACACCAGTGCATAACAATGCAAAAGTATATCTTGCTACACCCGAGGAGATTACCATGGCACTGGGGCTGGACAAGATTGAAAACCCGTTGGTGTGCGGTTCTCTCAAGATGTATGAAGGAACCTCGGATGAAGTTACACTACCTGTATACTTAAATTCGAAGTTCATCCTGGGGCCTGAAGGCGCGCATCTGAATATCTCGGGAATTTCAGGGCTTGCAGCAAAGACATCTTATGCGATGTTTCTGATGAAGGCCATTCAGGATAGGTATTTTAATACTGGTGAAACAGACGAAAGCGTGGCTTTTGTTATTTTCAACGTAAAGGGCAAGGACTTGATGGCTATCGATAGACCGAACGACTTCTCGGCCGACAGCCCCGGGGAAAGAGACCGAACCCTTGCAGAATATAAGTCTTTGGGTTTATCCACCGAACCGTTTAACAAGGTGAAGTACTATATCCCTTACGCAAGTAATACCTCGGCTAAGCAAAGCACCTATTTGACAAAGGACGAAATTGATAACTATCTAAAGGCCGCTCAGTTAAAAAAATTCAAATACATTTACTCTGACGACAAAGAGAACATCGAGATGATGTTTGCAGATATTGATGATCCAGCTCAAACCATGGAGTCAATTATCAGTAAAATTATTGACAATGATGATAAGGATTTTGGGGGTCTGTCCACGTGGAAGGACTTTATGGACAAAGTGACAGAAAATGCACAGAAAGGTTCAACTGGTGCTAAGGGTGATATTTCCGTCTTGAGCTGGAGGAAGTTTAAACGGGTGGTGCGTAAGGCAATTCAAGATGATATGTTTGCTAACGCGGTAAATCCTTCTAAAGCTGAGTGTCGCCTCGCTGATGATCTGAAGCATATTCATAAGAATGAAGTATATGTTGTCGATATAGCTAAGCTCCCAGAGGACAAACAGGCATTTGTCTTTGGCGATGTAGTAAGGACTATCTATAACCTGAAACTTGGAGAGTACGATGGTGAATCTGAGGTAAAACCACCGTCCAGGATCATCGTCTTCATCGACGAACTAAATAAATACGCATCCAAAGAGGTTCCCAAGACGTCTCCGATTCTGCGGGAAATTCTTGATGTGACCGAACGCGGAAGATCACTTGGGGTTATATTGTTCGCCGCAGAACAATTCCGGTCGTCAATCCATGACCGCGTAACAGGTAACTGCGCAACACACGCTTACGGAAGGACCAATTCCATCGAAACGTCGATGAGAGACTATGGCAGCTTGCCCAATACATATAAGAGCATGCTGATGCGCTTGGAACAAGGTGACTATCTCGTACAAAATCCGGTCTTTAGATCGTTGTTAAAGATCAACTTTCCAAAACCTATCTACAAACAGTTTAAATAACGAGGAAATACAATGGATAAGACAGATTACGTCTTTGGCGCGAACATTCTGGAAAACCTTACAACGGGAATGTATCAAGATTCGAAGGTGATTTACCGCGAATATATTCAAAACTCCTGTGACCAGATAGATAAAGCAGTCAAAGACGGAATCCTGAAACCCGGCGAAGGCACCATAAAGATATGGCTGGACCATGACCAACGAACCATCGTTATCGAAGATAATGCTACGGGTATTCCTGCCACATCATTCCAACGAACCCTTGGAAATATCGCCGATTCTGACAAGAAGATCGGTGAAGACAAAGGTTTTCGAGGGATCGGTAGATTGTGTGGCCTGGCGTATTGCAAACAGCTGGTCTTCGAATCGTGTTGCCTGGGCGAGGAAACTGTTTCAATCATGTTATGTGATGCCAAGAAGATGCGAGGTCTCATTGAAGAGAATCAGCGAGGTAAGAAGCATACGGCTAATGAAGTGCTGCATGCTATCAACCGCTTTGAACAGAAGAAGACAAACAATTCTGACTCTCATTTCTTTCGAGTTAAACTTATTGATATTAACCCTGAGAATACCGACCTGCTCGATTTTCAGAAGGTTAAGGATTATCTCTCGTTTGTTGCACCCGTACCTTACCAGAATAGCTTCTATTATCGAAGTGAAGTGTACAAGCATGCCCAGTACTTGGGCGTTAGGCTCGACGAATACAATATCACTCTCGATGGAGAGACTGTTTTCAAGAAGTTTTCGACTATCCTTAAAGACTCAGCCGGAAACAAATACGATGACATATTTGCTGTCCATTTTAAGGACTTTTATGACGCAGATAGAGAACTATTTGCTTGGATGTGGGTTGGTTTATCAAAATTCCAGAAGGCTATCCCGAAGATTAACCAGATGCGTGGCTTGAGGTTACGTAAAGAAAATATCCAGATTGGTGGAGAAGACTCGCTCCAAAAACTTTTCAAAGAGGACCGCGGAAACAGCTATTTTGTTGGCGAGGTTTTTGCTGTGAACAAGGACTTGATTCCAAATTCGCAGCGTGACTATTTCAATGAGAACATGGCGCGGGCAGAGTTCGAGCGCGAGTTGCGAAAGTACTTCAACGAGGAATTACATAAGATTTATTACGACGGGTCAGCCATCAATAGCGCATATAAGAAAATCGATACATACGAGAAAAAGGAAGCTGAATTCAAAGAAAAAGAGAATTCGGGCAGCTTTGTTAATAAAGGCCATCGTGACTCAGAGTTGAACGTCGTTCTTCGGTCAAAGAAGGACGCACAAGATGCCCAGGTACGAATTGAAAAGTTGAAAGATAAAGCTAATGACCTAATGCAAAAGGTCATAGACCGGATAGAGGACGAACGACCTAAGACGGTTATAAAAGCGACCAATCCACCTGACACGAACCCACCTAAAGACAAATTAGGGCGTCGAACTGACAGGCTTTCACAGTATAGCCGGAGCGATCGCAAGCTCATATCAAAAATATTCGACATTATTTTGAGAGCAGCAGATCGCGAGACTGCTGAACGAATAATCAGCAGCATTGAGGAAGGACTCCAATGAATCGGAAGATTCTCTTGATAGAACCGAACTATAGAAACAAATACCCTCCGATGGGTCTCATGAAGTTGGCCACTTATTACCGCACACGAGGCGATGATGTTCGTTTTTTCAAAGGCGACTTAAAAGTTTTTGCAGCCCAACTGTTA
This window encodes:
- a CDS encoding transcriptional regulator, XRE family (PFAM: helix-turn-helix domain protein~KEGG: dhd:Dhaf_0636 transcriptional regulator, XRE family) is translated as MPISYNKLWKLLIDKGMNKQDLKRLSGISTTSIAKLGKGENITTDVLLKICKALNCDVADIMEVTPGNGKTKRRTK
- a CDS encoding conserved hypothetical protein (KEGG: hmo:HM1_1331 hypothetical protein), whose amino-acid sequence is MSKLIGRVLATEKSPTTMDEFNFWTNSDLKLHAFDIVKVEHIEKSYTFGVIENISHITDAQSFLTNFISSDFGDVNIDEPTLRVGMNYAQAKVSFNSGSLYTPVHNNAKVYLATPEEITMALGLDKIENPLVCGSLKMYEGTSDEVTLPVYLNSKFILGPEGAHLNISGISGLAAKTSYAMFLMKAIQDRYFNTGETDESVAFVIFNVKGKDLMAIDRPNDFSADSPGERDRTLAEYKSLGLSTEPFNKVKYYIPYASNTSAKQSTYLTKDEIDNYLKAAQLKKFKYIYSDDKENIEMMFADIDDPAQTMESIISKIIDNDDKDFGGLSTWKDFMDKVTENAQKGSTGAKGDISVLSWRKFKRVVRKAIQDDMFANAVNPSKAECRLADDLKHIHKNEVYVVDIAKLPEDKQAFVFGDVVRTIYNLKLGEYDGESEVKPPSRIIVFIDELNKYASKEVPKTSPILREILDVTERGRSLGVILFAAEQFRSSIHDRVTGNCATHAYGRTNSIETSMRDYGSLPNTYKSMLMRLEQGDYLVQNPVFRSLLKINFPKPIYKQFK
- a CDS encoding hypothetical protein (KEGG: aap:NT05HA_0673 putative lysogenic conversion protein), coding for MRDDFSLPTKELLAKRVAYRCSNPACRHVTSGPQTDTTKAVNIGVAAHITAASEGGPRFDPAMTSDDRQGTGNGIWLCQSCAKLVDNDPIRYAVDVLQLWKRLAETTAIHELESHSGVGEDSTDKCAELESVMPDMFSEMRNDLAANHLSREFVILKKTWVYNGRPEHPVLVYYFEDHPDLESKLLILQNRGLIREITYNNVSRYVISEELARYLTRR
- a CDS encoding conserved hypothetical protein (KEGG: hmo:HM1_1330 hypothetical protein); translation: MDKTDYVFGANILENLTTGMYQDSKVIYREYIQNSCDQIDKAVKDGILKPGEGTIKIWLDHDQRTIVIEDNATGIPATSFQRTLGNIADSDKKIGEDKGFRGIGRLCGLAYCKQLVFESCCLGEETVSIMLCDAKKMRGLIEENQRGKKHTANEVLHAINRFEQKKTNNSDSHFFRVKLIDINPENTDLLDFQKVKDYLSFVAPVPYQNSFYYRSEVYKHAQYLGVRLDEYNITLDGETVFKKFSTILKDSAGNKYDDIFAVHFKDFYDADRELFAWMWVGLSKFQKAIPKINQMRGLRLRKENIQIGGEDSLQKLFKEDRGNSYFVGEVFAVNKDLIPNSQRDYFNENMARAEFERELRKYFNEELHKIYYDGSAINSAYKKIDTYEKKEAEFKEKENSGSFVNKGHRDSELNVVLRSKKDAQDAQVRIEKLKDKANDLMQKVIDRIEDERPKTVIKATNPPDTNPPKDKLGRRTDRLSQYSRSDRKLISKIFDIILRAADRETAERIISSIEEGLQ
- a CDS encoding conserved hypothetical protein (KEGG: hmo:HM1_1332 hypothetical protein), giving the protein MANSATKLKHEKVMSILAEVTGGKSYKAHKYALDHTDRPAVDYGDSEIIWKRRAETTLHKTYVDLSGLSKKPAFRDGQILSYFLDGSRRVFKVDDIAYAQSGGRSVIYPVIAGQIGVGCCRRVDKKVIPIKFEREFVLSMPDVADADGKPGFWPATAKKLSECNELKRLGIEFSTILPYKTSKNTDKKFEDRATACVQDRMIECEKKLVAELVRLDNLNQDNYLVKDGSLEYRPSKEDKIDRKKYQTFKNNYSWVIGASKNFNPEVCEDINGKPNPGFIADLPLYHRTPVAEYENQMLGDIKFAVWYIRLRDKTQTRTPFDGILKVEKILVTEEENEFGIDSQLVDTLSAYLMNERNPVCYGSDLRWANHIYPIYLTESFVKSRYLNAESFLHLF
- a CDS encoding hypothetical protein (KEGG: vpa:VP2743 DamX-related protein), translating into MPLTQQEKRCVALACRYLREHYGGDWSVHENLDDRKLQEPTPEVIAGNGTKTAAIEVKRLIDSASQDYIAYLRNNERFLAPSCGGSYYLCPALGFQLPMTRSMRKLVRQEVTRVAPTLKPGQKGTIRIPREGHISLIAPSSPSLIMCLHGNQYPELMRRIGERIAGKFMLVDEGLEHSFITQECKDAFEEAVVAACNRRLMGNSDKFTWYEEWELVRTDKGGGSKGSVWVVATTGAHSMQTSVEQCVHAVLDNAMRKFRRTPRWADVQVIVLETSAMAPSDLAAGAAETFHPQDKELINHFLIVEGEDINEANTIVASLKREAEAERQRQETHILQSSVSEARVQVFEDDYLKSRKEIGAAEKIFRYYGAFQNKATPNHLTSFGFNQLVNKGPFVDGSNWLDLRGWEFAVAEERHLLKTLHTRLIDSVRHTRQALSDAVAPQPERILDTAKKMAALLGKPEGCLIVIAAHLDVDTVVSLDKLLTTPGWELGDDLRTNWILGKHEGCPIFHLNEPGLHSLYAIDVPRFASLIQYDPVVDLRVTAIDEVTAKQLLKNNPNLKSDVSTLLSMVHLILYQSYEIHISDECAVWAANLSP